From the genome of Hymenobacter sp. PAMC 26628, one region includes:
- a CDS encoding SDR family NAD(P)-dependent oxidoreductase, translating to MSKVWFITGSSRGLGRSLTTAVLVHGDQVAATARHPEQLADLVSQYGARILPLALDVTDNKQISDAVAAAVARFGRLDVVVNNAGFGITGAAEAYTGEQVRGQLEVNLYAPIAVTRAVLPYLRRQRSGHILQISSMGGRVGNPGVSIYQAAKFGLGGFSEALAKEVAPLGIRVTCVEPGGFRTDWAGASMSYAPAVEGYEMTVGPRIELF from the coding sequence ATGAGCAAAGTATGGTTTATCACCGGCAGCTCGCGCGGCTTGGGCCGGAGCCTGACCACCGCTGTGCTAGTCCACGGCGACCAGGTAGCCGCCACCGCCCGCCACCCCGAGCAGCTCGCCGACCTTGTGTCGCAGTACGGGGCCCGCATCCTGCCGCTGGCGCTGGATGTAACTGATAACAAGCAAATATCCGACGCCGTGGCGGCTGCCGTGGCCCGCTTCGGCCGCCTCGATGTGGTGGTGAACAATGCCGGCTTCGGCATCACGGGGGCGGCGGAGGCCTACACTGGGGAGCAGGTACGCGGCCAGCTGGAGGTCAACCTCTACGCGCCCATCGCCGTGACGCGCGCCGTGCTGCCCTACTTGCGCCGGCAGCGCAGCGGCCACATCCTGCAAATCAGCTCGATGGGCGGGCGCGTGGGCAACCCCGGCGTGAGCATTTACCAAGCGGCCAAATTTGGGCTGGGCGGCTTCAGCGAGGCGCTGGCCAAGGAAGTGGCCCCGCTGGGCATCCGCGTGACGTGCGTGGAGCCCGGCGGCTTCCGCACCGACTGGGCCGGCGCGTCGATGAGCTACGCCCCGGCCGTGGAAGGCTACGAAATGACCGTGGGGCCCCGCATTGAGCTGTTTTAG
- a CDS encoding phosphoadenosine phosphosulfate reductase family protein: MKNKPLRHVLGISGGKDSAALAIYLRHRHPELEMDYYFCDTGKELPETYTLISNLENYLGQKITHLDAVTGSPEDSFDHFVQVYGGFLPSSSARWCTKKLKLEPFERYVGTDPVVSYVGIRGDEDREGYISRKSNIQSIFPFRRNIWSEDVVQRVLQPDSLSRLGGLYAELSEPATRSRILALAEAPVSRSFTRPQKLNALLDADVKLFNQVVFQLLRDTAYPLAQAPDFALLDNDENLIREDIFRLLRESGVGVPAYYEKRTFEVDGQTGEYARSRSGCYFCFFQQKIEWVWLYEQHPEKFKQALAYEKDGYTWMEESLTDLIKPERIRQIKLDTIAKQQRTRQPQSVYLLDVLEDEESVGCASCFI, encoded by the coding sequence ATGAAGAATAAGCCACTTCGGCATGTGTTAGGTATTTCGGGCGGCAAAGACAGCGCCGCGCTGGCTATCTACCTGCGCCACCGCCACCCCGAGCTGGAAATGGATTACTATTTCTGCGACACGGGCAAGGAATTACCAGAAACCTACACCCTCATTAGTAACCTTGAAAACTACCTAGGGCAGAAAATAACGCACCTCGACGCGGTGACAGGTAGCCCCGAAGACTCGTTCGACCACTTCGTGCAGGTGTACGGCGGGTTCCTACCCTCGTCGAGTGCCCGGTGGTGTACCAAGAAGCTGAAATTGGAGCCGTTTGAGCGCTACGTGGGCACCGACCCGGTAGTATCCTACGTGGGCATTCGGGGCGATGAGGACCGGGAGGGCTACATCTCGCGCAAATCTAATATTCAGTCCATCTTCCCATTTCGCCGCAACATCTGGAGCGAAGACGTAGTGCAGCGGGTGTTGCAACCCGATTCCCTATCCCGTTTGGGCGGACTTTATGCCGAACTAAGCGAGCCGGCCACCCGCTCGCGCATACTCGCCCTCGCCGAAGCGCCCGTAAGTCGGAGTTTCACCCGCCCGCAGAAGCTGAATGCACTGCTTGATGCTGACGTGAAGCTGTTTAACCAAGTAGTATTTCAGCTACTGCGTGATACGGCCTATCCTTTAGCACAGGCTCCTGATTTTGCTTTGCTCGACAACGATGAGAACCTGATTCGGGAAGACATTTTTCGGTTGCTGCGCGAAAGTGGGGTGGGTGTGCCGGCCTACTACGAGAAGCGCACCTTTGAAGTAGATGGCCAAACGGGCGAGTACGCCCGCAGCCGCTCCGGCTGCTATTTCTGCTTCTTTCAGCAAAAAATTGAGTGGGTATGGCTCTATGAGCAGCACCCTGAGAAATTCAAGCAAGCACTAGCCTACGAAAAAGACGGCTACACGTGGATGGAGGAATCACTAACCGACCTCATTAAGCCCGAGCGTATCCGGCAAATCAAGCTTGATACTATTGCAAAACAGCAGCGTACTAGGCAGCCACAAAGTGTATACCTATTGGACGTTCTTGAGGATGAAGAAAGCGTAGGTTGCGCTTCCTGTTTTATTTGA
- a CDS encoding mechanosensitive ion channel family protein — MEIPPFLHHQVLGNGLIDYAWALLVLVLGAGLNRLLSRLVSTALFRLTKRYTAGVSETELRDLLIQPLSILLFLVTFYIAFGLIRYPLPLQGVPGVEPWPKVALLGLFHLGVIIAVLWGITRLIDFALLVVQRRAILKAVGTNRLDNQFLPFAKDLLKVFVSVIGLLVILGQVFGVNVTALIGGLGIGGLAVAFAAKESLENLLASFTIFLDQPFGVGDLVTAGDVSGTVEKIGFRSTRLRTAEKSYLTVPNKSMIDKPLDNLSLRTSRRVGFTLIFDQRTTSAQLHAIIAGAIASVQAHPLVTQEVQIKFNALTPNGKEVTVQYFIETSSYDEYLDTKEDLNYRLVEVVEKEGGLFASTTTTTLVKAGA, encoded by the coding sequence ATGGAAATACCTCCTTTTCTGCACCACCAAGTGCTGGGCAACGGGCTAATCGATTACGCGTGGGCCCTGCTGGTGCTGGTGCTGGGCGCGGGCCTGAACCGGCTGCTCTCGCGCCTAGTCAGCACTGCGCTGTTTCGCCTCACCAAGCGCTACACGGCCGGCGTGAGCGAAACGGAGCTACGCGACTTGCTCATCCAGCCCCTGAGCATCCTGCTGTTTCTGGTAACGTTCTACATCGCCTTTGGCCTGATTCGCTACCCGTTGCCGTTGCAGGGCGTGCCCGGCGTAGAGCCTTGGCCCAAGGTGGCGCTGCTGGGCCTGTTCCACTTAGGTGTGATTATTGCCGTATTGTGGGGCATTACGCGGCTCATCGATTTTGCGTTGCTGGTGGTGCAACGCCGCGCCATCCTCAAGGCCGTGGGGACCAACCGCCTCGACAACCAGTTTTTGCCCTTTGCCAAAGACTTGCTGAAGGTGTTTGTCTCCGTCATTGGGCTGCTGGTAATCCTAGGCCAAGTGTTTGGCGTGAACGTGACGGCCCTGATTGGGGGCCTGGGCATTGGCGGTTTGGCCGTGGCCTTTGCCGCCAAGGAGAGCCTAGAAAACTTGCTCGCCTCGTTTACCATCTTCCTCGACCAGCCCTTCGGTGTGGGCGACCTCGTGACGGCCGGCGACGTGAGCGGCACGGTGGAAAAGATTGGCTTCCGCAGCACCCGCCTGCGCACGGCCGAAAAAAGCTACCTAACCGTGCCCAACAAAAGCATGATTGATAAGCCGTTGGATAACCTATCGCTGCGCACTTCGCGCCGGGTGGGCTTCACGCTCATTTTCGACCAACGTACCACCAGCGCCCAACTCCACGCCATTATTGCCGGGGCCATTGCCTCCGTGCAGGCGCACCCGCTCGTGACGCAGGAAGTGCAGATAAAATTTAACGCCCTCACGCCCAATGGCAAAGAAGTAACCGTGCAGTACTTCATCGAAACCAGCAGCTACGACGAATACCTCGACACGAAGGAAGACCTCAACTACCGCCTCGTGGAGGTGGTAGAAAAGGAGGGCGGCCTGTTTGCCAGCACCACTACCACCACCCTGGTCAAAGCCGGCGCGTAG
- the hemA gene encoding glutamyl-tRNA reductase, producing the protein MSHPFKAVSLSFKKAPLAIRELLALDEAACRRFLNTLRQELGLSDLLVLSTCNRTEVYYAADDDRSREIILALGALKGRPDVGNFLPYFDLLTAADDAVQHLFDVAMGLNAQVVGDLQISNQVKMAYQWSADADAAGPFLHRLLHTIFFTNKRVQTETRFRDGAASMSYATVELAEELTADVANPRVLVVGLGEIGADVCRHLAVSKAFASVALCNRTRSKADALAEECGGLKVVNFEDLTGALRDADVIISSINRSEPFFTTDLVQHLDVLSFKFFIDLSVPRSIAPDVELVPGVLVYNVDAIQSKASAALEMRLAAVPQVRAIIAESIAGMQSWAKEMLVSPIIQKVKATLEQLRLEELDRYQKKATPAESKLLDEVTRSLMQKVLKQQVLHLKAACQRDEAEAGQLMELLSNFFDLERQPVA; encoded by the coding sequence ATGTCTCACCCGTTTAAGGCCGTTAGTCTCTCGTTCAAAAAAGCACCCCTCGCCATCCGCGAGCTGTTGGCCTTGGATGAAGCTGCTTGTCGCCGTTTCTTGAATACGCTGCGCCAAGAGCTGGGCCTGTCCGACCTGCTCGTGCTCAGTACCTGCAACCGCACCGAAGTGTACTACGCGGCCGACGACGACCGCAGCCGCGAAATTATTCTCGCACTGGGGGCCCTCAAGGGCCGGCCCGACGTAGGTAACTTCTTGCCGTACTTCGACTTGCTAACCGCAGCCGATGACGCCGTGCAGCACTTGTTCGACGTAGCCATGGGCCTCAATGCCCAGGTAGTGGGCGATTTGCAGATCAGCAACCAAGTGAAAATGGCCTATCAGTGGTCGGCCGACGCCGACGCCGCGGGGCCCTTCTTGCACCGCTTGCTGCACACCATCTTCTTCACCAATAAGCGCGTGCAGACCGAAACGCGCTTCCGCGACGGCGCTGCATCGATGAGCTACGCCACCGTGGAGCTGGCCGAAGAACTGACCGCCGACGTGGCTAACCCGCGCGTGCTGGTGGTGGGCCTGGGCGAAATCGGGGCCGACGTGTGCCGCCATTTGGCCGTTAGCAAGGCGTTTGCCAGCGTTGCGCTCTGCAACCGCACCCGCAGCAAGGCCGATGCCCTGGCCGAGGAATGCGGGGGCCTGAAGGTGGTCAACTTCGAAGACCTAACCGGGGCCCTGCGCGACGCCGACGTCATCATCTCGTCCATCAACCGCAGCGAGCCGTTCTTCACCACCGACCTGGTGCAGCACCTCGACGTGCTGAGCTTCAAGTTTTTCATCGACCTGAGCGTGCCCCGCAGCATTGCCCCCGACGTTGAGCTGGTGCCTGGCGTGCTGGTCTACAACGTTGATGCCATCCAGAGCAAGGCCTCCGCCGCCCTGGAAATGCGCCTAGCCGCCGTGCCCCAGGTGCGTGCCATCATTGCTGAGAGCATTGCCGGCATGCAAAGCTGGGCCAAGGAGATGCTGGTTTCGCCCATCATCCAGAAAGTGAAGGCAACCCTGGAACAACTGCGCCTCGAAGAGCTGGACCGCTACCAGAAAAAAGCGACCCCCGCCGAAAGCAAGCTGCTCGACGAGGTGACCCGCTCGCTTATGCAAAAGGTGCTTAAGCAACAAGTGCTGCACCTCAAGGCTGCCTGCCAGCGCGACGAAGCCGAGGCCGGCCAGCTAATGGAGCTGCTCAGCAACTTCTTCGACCTCGAGCGCCAACCGGTTGCTTAA
- a CDS encoding ATP-binding protein, which produces MNSPVFLPINPGRVLYGLSRIGYTPESAVCDIVDNAVTAGSKNIDILIVKREVKGRDTLRNNVSEYLIIDDGKGMDEAGIQNALTLGASEVNYASNSLSKFGLGLKSAAFSQGDELDVISSPGGGAPFIKYRVSLPSITDEYFATRQDLSDEDRTLLSKYLADGHGTIVRVGEVRREGHPSVRDTLELLRYRVGVIYYYFMLDGALTIRLEDKKIAPVDILFTKEAHGNMDDATWNGREVKWLQHPLEIPLDKETGVVCTLEVTQLPHPPTFTADGRGQDKIIRDQYRITAKNYGYYVYRNKRLIAWADSLDGMIQTDQDLWSFRGRILIDDSADNVFNIDVKKTSMKLSEEAWDAIFDLTKHYKRNSIKAWNRAIMLKKEAEAQDANRHSNDIIAHLNTPETLPGQPVLSPTKSAEVDEQIAESFKANVQQQAEQAAAIKAAVHGPDSDPKTEEEQFEEVLKGDPNPYLTKIFRVPSLPDNQLWEPYYDAQHEYCVRINRYHRFAKLLFEENANNSDMQVLFELFLHQLSVAEVQFRKLFHENFPSLKLSDEKVEKLTSEFRKYAAGNLAYMCGKLDDKLPRNE; this is translated from the coding sequence ATGAACTCCCCTGTTTTTCTGCCAATAAATCCTGGTCGCGTTTTGTACGGCCTTAGCCGTATTGGCTATACACCGGAATCGGCCGTTTGTGATATTGTTGATAATGCAGTAACTGCGGGGTCAAAAAATATTGATATCCTCATAGTAAAACGAGAGGTAAAGGGCCGTGACACTCTTCGCAACAACGTTAGTGAATACCTCATTATTGACGACGGGAAGGGAATGGATGAGGCTGGTATTCAAAACGCGCTAACCCTTGGCGCGTCGGAAGTCAACTATGCCTCGAATTCACTGTCGAAGTTCGGATTGGGTTTAAAATCGGCGGCGTTTTCGCAGGGTGATGAATTGGACGTAATCTCATCGCCGGGAGGTGGAGCACCATTTATTAAGTACCGAGTATCGCTGCCGAGCATTACGGACGAGTATTTCGCTACCCGTCAAGACCTGTCCGACGAGGACCGTACACTATTATCGAAGTATCTGGCCGATGGACACGGTACAATAGTGCGTGTGGGTGAAGTGCGACGCGAAGGGCATCCGTCCGTGCGAGATACGTTAGAGTTGCTACGCTATCGGGTAGGAGTTATTTACTACTACTTCATGCTCGATGGAGCACTTACTATTCGTCTGGAAGACAAGAAAATCGCGCCCGTTGATATATTGTTTACCAAAGAGGCACATGGCAACATGGACGACGCGACTTGGAATGGCCGCGAAGTCAAGTGGTTGCAACACCCGCTTGAAATCCCGCTCGATAAAGAAACCGGGGTAGTTTGCACGTTAGAAGTGACGCAGCTTCCTCACCCGCCAACCTTTACTGCTGATGGCCGGGGTCAGGACAAAATAATCCGCGACCAATATCGCATAACCGCTAAAAATTACGGATACTACGTGTACCGTAACAAGCGCCTTATTGCCTGGGCTGATTCACTTGACGGCATGATTCAGACCGACCAAGATTTATGGTCGTTCCGTGGGCGTATTCTTATTGACGACTCGGCCGATAATGTCTTCAATATTGACGTTAAAAAAACGTCCATGAAACTGTCGGAAGAGGCTTGGGATGCCATCTTCGACCTTACCAAACACTACAAGCGTAATAGTATCAAAGCATGGAATCGGGCCATCATGCTAAAGAAAGAGGCGGAAGCACAGGATGCCAACCGTCACAGCAACGATATCATCGCGCATCTCAACACCCCCGAAACTCTTCCGGGACAGCCGGTACTCTCACCTACCAAAAGCGCGGAAGTAGATGAACAGATTGCAGAATCCTTCAAAGCCAATGTGCAGCAGCAGGCTGAGCAAGCGGCGGCTATAAAAGCCGCCGTGCATGGCCCTGATAGCGACCCAAAAACCGAGGAAGAGCAGTTTGAGGAAGTACTAAAAGGCGACCCGAATCCTTACCTGACTAAAATATTCCGGGTGCCGTCGCTGCCTGACAATCAATTGTGGGAGCCGTATTATGATGCTCAACACGAGTATTGTGTGCGTATCAATCGTTACCACCGTTTTGCTAAGCTGTTATTTGAAGAAAACGCTAATAATTCAGACATGCAGGTGCTGTTTGAGTTATTTCTACACCAATTGTCGGTTGCCGAAGTACAGTTCCGCAAGCTCTTTCATGAAAACTTCCCTAGTCTAAAACTGAGTGACGAGAAGGTTGAAAAATTGACTAGTGAGTTTCGTAAGTACGCCGCTGGCAACCTGGCTTATATGTGTGGCAAGCTTGATGATAAGCTCCCGCGCAACGAATAG
- a CDS encoding DUF1684 domain-containing protein, producing MSHARSVAKFQRDLNHEFSDPKESPLPAAARQAFRALPYYPVGYRYCVPARLVRDSTAAPFAMPTSTARRPMYRKYGDLYFTLAGQALKLSVYQNLELMTRPGFADYLFVPFTDLTNGHGSYGGGRYLDLREPTAGSRTLQLDFNRAYNPSCAYSPAYSCPVPPVENRLAVAIPAGVQSDY from the coding sequence GTGTCTCACGCCCGGAGCGTAGCCAAATTTCAACGCGACCTGAACCACGAGTTCAGCGACCCCAAAGAGTCGCCGTTGCCGGCGGCCGCGCGGCAGGCGTTTCGGGCACTGCCCTACTACCCGGTGGGCTACCGCTACTGCGTGCCGGCGCGGCTGGTGCGCGACTCCACGGCCGCGCCGTTTGCCATGCCCACCAGCACCGCCCGCCGGCCGATGTACCGCAAGTACGGCGACTTGTACTTCACGCTGGCCGGCCAGGCGTTGAAGCTGAGCGTGTACCAAAACCTGGAACTGATGACGCGGCCCGGCTTTGCCGATTACTTGTTCGTGCCGTTCACCGACCTCACCAACGGCCACGGCAGCTACGGCGGCGGGCGCTACCTCGACCTGCGCGAGCCCACCGCCGGTAGCCGCACCCTGCAGCTCGACTTCAACCGCGCATACAACCCGTCGTGCGCCTACAGCCCGGCCTACTCCTGCCCCGTGCCGCCGGTCGAAAACCGGCTGGCGGTGGCCATCCCGGCCGGGGTGCAGAGCGACTATTAG
- a CDS encoding DUF4007 family protein: MLASRLLFQGHDTFLCRNSWLKKGYDFVQEGGGFNDADAVVRLGVGKNMVTAIRYWLRAFGLANENDELLPVAHELLAATGLDPYVESEATVWYLHYLLVRTGRASLYHFVFNELRKEGFSFNRAQLRQFIVRKCAERSSSINDNTLDSDLTVCLRSYAPSGKSGRSDKVDIEEESNGLLQDLGLLTISNTDEGVRYHIENLERPELPWPVVLRVILENPAWGDNISFTDLEVAPDSPGLVFALNSAGLFTKIEEMIARFPTAIIYSSTAGNRVLTLKRELLDVAAIMQEHYGQTV, translated from the coding sequence ATGCTTGCTTCCCGTCTCTTATTTCAGGGCCATGACACCTTTCTCTGCCGCAATAGCTGGCTGAAAAAAGGCTACGACTTCGTGCAGGAAGGCGGCGGCTTCAACGATGCCGACGCGGTGGTGCGGTTGGGGGTAGGCAAGAATATGGTAACGGCCATTCGCTACTGGCTGCGGGCCTTTGGGCTGGCCAACGAAAATGACGAGCTGCTGCCGGTGGCCCACGAGCTGCTGGCCGCCACCGGACTCGACCCCTACGTGGAAAGCGAGGCGACCGTGTGGTACCTGCACTACCTGCTGGTGCGCACCGGCCGGGCTTCGCTCTACCATTTCGTATTCAACGAGCTGCGCAAGGAAGGTTTTTCCTTCAACCGGGCGCAACTGCGGCAGTTTATTGTGCGCAAGTGCGCCGAGCGCAGCTCCTCGATTAATGACAATACCCTGGACTCGGACCTGACCGTGTGCTTGCGCAGCTACGCGCCCTCGGGCAAAAGTGGCCGCTCGGATAAGGTGGATATTGAGGAGGAATCGAACGGCCTGCTGCAAGACCTGGGGCTGCTCACCATCAGCAATACCGATGAGGGGGTGCGCTACCACATCGAAAACCTGGAGCGGCCCGAGCTGCCCTGGCCCGTGGTGCTGCGCGTGATTTTGGAAAACCCGGCCTGGGGCGACAACATCAGCTTCACCGACCTCGAAGTGGCCCCTGACTCGCCGGGCCTGGTATTCGCCCTTAACTCGGCCGGCTTATTTACTAAAATCGAGGAGATGATAGCCCGGTTTCCAACGGCCATTATCTACTCTAGCACGGCGGGCAACCGCGTGCTGACCCTTAAGCGCGAGCTGCTCGACGTGGCCGCCATCATGCAGGAACACTATGGCCAAACCGTTTAG
- a CDS encoding helix-turn-helix domain-containing protein gives MAGTLLLYDGDQTHELTAGTFRLVKRNHLVKFKKQLSADGDFQSLSVSFDQETLRAFSREYGYRAEPLPAGGALFPLRPDARYQGYLASLGPYQQLAAATAGPLLALKVREALLILLQANPALKDVLFDFTEPGKIDLAAFMEKNFRFNVALSRFAYLTGRSLATFKRDFEKLFRLSPSRWLLQRRLQEAHYLLKERGWAPSDVYLAVGFENLSHFSFAFKKTYGRAPSHL, from the coding sequence CTGGCCGGCACGCTGCTGCTCTACGACGGCGACCAAACCCACGAGCTGACGGCCGGCACGTTCCGGTTGGTGAAGCGCAACCACTTGGTCAAATTCAAAAAGCAGCTCTCCGCGGACGGCGATTTTCAGTCGCTGTCCGTGTCGTTCGACCAGGAAACGCTGCGGGCGTTCAGCCGCGAGTACGGCTACCGCGCCGAGCCGCTGCCGGCCGGCGGCGCCTTATTCCCGCTGCGCCCCGACGCCCGCTACCAGGGCTACCTCGCCTCGCTGGGGCCCTACCAGCAGCTGGCGGCGGCCACGGCCGGCCCGCTGCTGGCGCTGAAGGTGCGCGAGGCCCTGCTCATTTTGCTGCAAGCCAACCCCGCGCTCAAAGACGTACTTTTTGATTTTACGGAGCCGGGCAAAATCGACCTGGCCGCGTTCATGGAAAAGAATTTTCGCTTCAACGTGGCCCTCAGCCGGTTTGCTTACCTCACGGGCCGCAGCCTGGCCACGTTCAAGCGCGATTTTGAGAAGCTCTTTCGCCTGTCACCCAGCCGCTGGCTGCTGCAACGGCGCTTGCAGGAAGCCCACTACCTGCTCAAAGAACGGGGCTGGGCCCCGTCGGACGTGTACCTGGCAGTGGGGTTTGAGAACCTGTCGCACTTCTCCTTCGCCTTCAAAAAAACCTACGGTCGGGCCCCATCCCACCTCTGA
- a CDS encoding ArsR/SmtB family transcription factor: MKPLLSRVEAQQLDRAAAMLKVLSHPKRLAIVDLLGKGKGKDNQLSVTDIYQALDLPQAIASQHLITLKDRGVLKSTKVGTKIYYSLAVPQLLKVIDTLEDYSGKV, from the coding sequence ATGAAACCTCTCCTTTCGCGCGTTGAAGCGCAGCAGCTGGACCGCGCCGCGGCAATGCTAAAAGTACTCTCCCACCCCAAGCGCCTGGCCATCGTCGACTTGCTCGGCAAAGGCAAGGGCAAAGACAACCAACTGTCCGTCACCGATATCTATCAAGCACTGGACTTGCCGCAAGCCATTGCCTCGCAGCACCTGATTACCCTCAAAGACCGGGGCGTGCTGAAATCGACCAAAGTGGGCACCAAGATTTATTACTCGCTGGCCGTGCCCCAACTGCTGAAAGTTATCGATACGCTGGAAGATTATTCGGGCAAAGTTTAG
- a CDS encoding TerB family tellurite resistance protein: protein MDTQLLKNYSEAEKTAYLSAIASLATADRQASGNETEFLQALAQQAGLSDGSTQQVLAAAQDSNNQTIQQNLDVLKSSDLRFSLITDLISFARADGAYSNDEEAMVSKMAAYLGINADQKQTLETVVDQAATVPHDPQDPAKEGFLERMGGKLSGVGIPKGALMAGLLGVVAPMVISRMGGNNNNSNQSSGGGLLSSVMGGSMGGLLGGATQGGMGGMLGGLLGSVMGGGQGSGMGSAIGGGGLGSMMSILGGLGGQPNSQPASAGGSGLGGLLSGGMGGLLSGIFGGNR from the coding sequence TTGCCAGCCTAGCCACGGCCGACCGGCAGGCGTCGGGTAACGAAACCGAATTTTTACAGGCCCTGGCCCAGCAGGCAGGCCTGTCGGACGGCTCAACGCAGCAGGTGCTGGCCGCCGCCCAAGACTCAAATAACCAGACCATTCAGCAGAACCTAGACGTGTTGAAAAGCAGCGATTTGCGTTTTTCGCTCATCACTGACCTCATCAGCTTTGCCCGTGCCGACGGAGCTTACTCCAACGATGAAGAAGCCATGGTGAGCAAAATGGCCGCGTACCTGGGCATCAACGCTGACCAGAAGCAAACCCTGGAAACGGTGGTCGACCAAGCTGCTACCGTACCCCACGACCCGCAGGACCCAGCCAAAGAGGGCTTTTTGGAACGCATGGGCGGCAAGCTTTCCGGCGTAGGCATTCCCAAGGGGGCCCTGATGGCGGGCCTGCTCGGCGTGGTGGCCCCGATGGTAATCTCGCGCATGGGCGGCAACAATAACAATAGCAACCAGTCGTCGGGCGGCGGCTTGCTGAGTAGTGTAATGGGCGGCAGCATGGGCGGCCTGCTGGGTGGGGCGACCCAAGGCGGCATGGGTGGCATGCTCGGCGGCCTGCTGGGTAGCGTGATGGGCGGCGGCCAAGGCTCGGGCATGGGTTCGGCCATCGGCGGCGGCGGGTTGGGTTCGATGATGTCCATTTTGGGCGGGCTGGGCGGCCAGCCCAACTCGCAGCCAGCCAGCGCAGGCGGCAGCGGCCTCGGTGGCCTGTTGAGCGGCGGCATGGGCGGCTTGCTCAGCGGCATCTTTGGCGGCAACCGCTAG
- a CDS encoding DMT family transporter — MPVPTLPAAPSVLAPTALAVAPETSLPVPAAAPTPAAAWGLLLLLAAIWGTSFILMKKGLVVFSALELGACRVSVAALLLLPFALRHVGRVERSRFKWLALSGVVGTLLPAFLFAYAETRLASGLAGVLNALTAVFALLVGALLFGQRLTGARTLGVGLGLLGTVVLMGLGGAGAATAPAGASNAWYGLYIVAATVGYGLSVNVIKYKLSGLAPLTVTAVLLLLIGGPALAYLLLGTDFVHKLAVVPGAWTAFGYIALLATMSTAVAMVLFNKLIQQSTALFASSSTYLIPIVALGLGALDGEAFNLWHAAGMAIILAGVFIIHRAR; from the coding sequence ATGCCCGTACCCACCCTGCCAGCGGCTCCGTCTGTTCTCGCTCCCACCGCCTTGGCCGTTGCTCCCGAAACATCCCTGCCCGTCCCGGCCGCAGCGCCTACCCCTGCTGCGGCTTGGGGCCTATTGCTGCTGCTGGCCGCCATTTGGGGTACGTCGTTTATTCTAATGAAAAAGGGACTGGTGGTGTTTTCGGCCTTGGAGCTAGGGGCCTGCCGCGTGAGCGTGGCGGCCCTGCTGCTGCTGCCGTTTGCCCTGCGCCACGTGGGGCGCGTCGAGCGCAGCCGCTTCAAGTGGCTAGCGCTGAGCGGGGTAGTTGGCACACTACTGCCCGCGTTTCTGTTCGCCTACGCCGAAACGCGGCTGGCTTCGGGGCTGGCGGGCGTGCTCAATGCCCTCACGGCGGTATTTGCGTTGCTGGTAGGGGCCCTGCTGTTTGGGCAGCGCCTTACGGGGGCCCGCACGCTGGGCGTGGGCCTGGGCCTACTGGGCACGGTGGTGCTGATGGGCCTGGGCGGCGCCGGCGCCGCCACCGCGCCGGCCGGCGCGAGCAACGCCTGGTACGGCCTCTACATCGTGGCGGCTACGGTGGGCTACGGCTTAAGTGTGAATGTGATAAAATATAAATTAAGCGGCCTCGCGCCGCTTACGGTCACGGCCGTCCTGCTGCTGCTCATCGGGGGCCCGGCGCTGGCTTATTTGCTGCTGGGCACCGATTTTGTGCATAAGCTGGCGGTGGTGCCGGGGGCGTGGACGGCATTTGGCTACATCGCCCTGCTGGCTACCATGAGCACGGCGGTAGCTATGGTGCTGTTCAACAAGCTCATCCAGCAGTCCACGGCGCTGTTTGCCTCGTCCAGCACGTACCTCATCCCCATCGTGGCGCTGGGCCTGGGGGCCCTCGACGGGGAGGCCTTCAACCTATGGCACGCGGCGGGCATGGCCATTATTTTGGCCGGCGTGTTCATCATCCACCGGGCGCGGTGA